The following are from one region of the Nitrospirota bacterium genome:
- the asnB gene encoding asparagine synthase (glutamine-hydrolyzing): MCGIYGVVDLDGRYVRAEILQRMNNLLWHRGPDHGAVYEKKFDGGPYVSLGHRRLSIIDLSDSANQPMCNENQSLWIVFNGEIYNFLELRPILEAKGHSFRSYSDTEVVLHAYEEWGVDSLEHFRGMFAFAIWDENKKIAFLARDRIGKKPLFYYLDERRLVFSSEIKAIIADDTIPREADYRAIHYYLTYQYVPSPMTAFKGIKGIPPAHYLLWKDGDVTLVRYWDLSYSEKGKWTSEESLCEEIRTRLREAVKLRLIADVPLGAFLSGGIDSSIVVAMMSELSSRPVKTFSIGFEEKEYDEIPYARLIANRYHTEHYEFIVKPEAVDILPRLVWYYNQPFADSSAIPTYHVSNITRNYVKVALNGDGGDETFGGYPRYIGARYAIMLENLPGYFKHLLKRISSIFPEGRGRTFRYLRSFFKTTELPVFERYCLWMSHFDNKTKEWMYTDTFMDFIAGIDSYDYLKKWFEKSKSKDFMDAILYTDMMTYLPEDLLVKVDVATMMNSIEGRSPFLDNKFMEFAVTIPSDLKIKGRTTKYILKKAFKDYLPEELLSRPKQGFGVPIDKWFRTELKEMAYDILLSRRMTERGIFREDAVKTMLDEHISGTRNWHYQLWNLLILELWYREFIDRKNEKNYSYNLPS; this comes from the coding sequence ATGTGTGGGATTTATGGTGTAGTTGACTTAGATGGCAGATATGTTAGAGCTGAGATTCTTCAACGGATGAATAATCTTCTCTGGCACAGAGGTCCTGACCATGGTGCTGTGTATGAAAAGAAATTCGATGGAGGACCCTATGTCTCGTTGGGACACAGAAGACTCTCAATTATCGATCTCTCAGATTCAGCCAATCAACCGATGTGTAATGAGAATCAGAGTCTCTGGATTGTCTTTAATGGAGAGATATATAATTTCTTAGAACTGAGACCAATCCTTGAGGCAAAGGGTCATTCATTCAGAAGCTATTCAGATACAGAGGTTGTTTTACATGCCTATGAGGAATGGGGAGTTGACTCTTTAGAACACTTTCGTGGCATGTTCGCCTTTGCCATATGGGATGAGAATAAAAAAATAGCATTCCTTGCAAGAGACAGGATCGGAAAGAAACCCCTTTTTTATTATCTGGATGAAAGAAGGCTTGTTTTTTCATCAGAGATAAAGGCGATTATTGCAGATGATACCATTCCCCGTGAGGCAGACTACAGGGCTATCCATTATTACCTTACATATCAGTATGTCCCAAGCCCCATGACCGCATTTAAAGGGATTAAAGGCATTCCTCCTGCACACTATCTCCTGTGGAAAGATGGAGATGTTACACTTGTGCGTTACTGGGATCTTTCATATTCAGAAAAAGGCAAATGGACATCAGAAGAATCTTTATGTGAGGAGATAAGGACGAGGCTCAGGGAGGCTGTAAAACTGAGACTCATCGCCGATGTTCCATTGGGGGCATTCCTCAGTGGAGGCATTGATTCAAGCATTGTTGTTGCGATGATGAGTGAGTTGAGTAGCAGACCTGTGAAGACATTCTCGATTGGATTTGAAGAAAAAGAATACGACGAGATTCCATATGCAAGACTTATAGCCAATAGATACCATACAGAACACTATGAGTTTATTGTAAAACCAGAGGCGGTTGATATACTTCCAAGACTTGTCTGGTATTATAATCAACCATTTGCTGACTCTTCGGCTATCCCTACATACCATGTATCAAATATAACGAGGAACTATGTGAAGGTTGCGCTTAACGGGGATGGAGGTGATGAGACATTTGGCGGATATCCTCGATACATAGGTGCAAGATATGCGATAATGTTAGAGAATCTTCCAGGATACTTCAAACATCTCTTAAAAAGGATTTCCTCCATCTTTCCAGAGGGCAGGGGCAGGACATTCAGATACCTCAGGTCGTTCTTTAAGACTACCGAATTACCTGTATTTGAAAGATATTGTCTCTGGATGAGCCATTTCGATAATAAAACCAAGGAGTGGATGTATACCGATACCTTTATGGATTTTATAGCAGGGATAGATTCATACGATTATCTAAAGAAGTGGTTTGAAAAATCAAAAAGCAAGGATTTCATGGATGCTATACTTTATACAGATATGATGACATATCTCCCTGAAGACCTGCTTGTTAAGGTGGATGTTGCTACAATGATGAACTCAATTGAGGGGAGATCTCCTTTTCTGGATAACAAGTTTATGGAGTTTGCAGTTACAATACCCTCAGACCTCAAGATAAAAGGGAGGACTACGAAGTATATCTTAAAAAAGGCATTTAAAGACTATCTACCAGAAGAACTTCTGAGCCGTCCCAAACAGGGCTTCGGTGTTCCAATAGATAAATGGTTCAGGACAGAATTAAAGGAAATGGCATATGATATCCTTCTGAGCAGAAGAATGACTGAAAGAGGCATATTCAGAGAGGATGCTGTTAAAACGATGCTCGATGAACATATTAGTGGTACAAGAAATTGGCATTATCAACTCTGGAATTTGCTGATATTAGAACTCTGGTATAGAGAATTTATAGATAGAAAGAATGAAAAAAATTATTCGTATAATCTCCCGTCTTAA
- a CDS encoding glycosyltransferase family 4 protein, translated as MKKIIRIISRLNIGGPAIHTILLTSELDRMGYKTILVKGKESEGEGDMLDFADKRGVTPILIDELGREISFRKDIIALLNIYTLIRREKPDIIHTHTAKAGALGRLAAFLYTLELRFKKLFKSNYAGNPPPPIIIHTFHGHVLSGYFRRFKSLIFIYTEKVLALLSTKVITLSDRLKKELIDMNIGNSRKIEVIPLGLELEGFFSASSKSSGYKGKFKDSLGISMEAPLVGIIGRLVPIKGHRYFIESAKMVLSSKGQGARDVKFVIIGDGELRKELEDYTRELGIGDSVIFTGFRSDLHEIYSDLDIVVLSSLNEGTPVSVIEAMAAGKPVIATEVGGVPDLIKNNRTGIIIPPCDSRAIADAIVRLLKDKELREFLGNNAQREVYPKYSVDNLVANINSLYTSLLNDRKVAI; from the coding sequence ATGAAAAAAATTATTCGTATAATCTCCCGTCTTAATATCGGTGGTCCTGCTATTCATACCATTCTTTTGACCTCAGAACTTGACAGGATGGGGTATAAAACAATACTTGTAAAGGGGAAAGAGTCTGAGGGTGAAGGTGATATGCTGGATTTTGCTGATAAAAGAGGAGTTACTCCCATTTTAATAGATGAACTCGGGAGAGAAATCAGTTTCAGGAAGGACATTATAGCCCTCCTTAATATCTACACGCTTATAAGACGGGAAAAACCTGACATAATACATACCCACACCGCAAAGGCAGGGGCATTAGGAAGACTTGCAGCATTTTTATATACCTTAGAACTCAGATTTAAAAAATTATTTAAATCAAATTATGCAGGTAATCCACCACCTCCAATAATCATCCATACATTTCACGGGCATGTCCTAAGCGGATACTTTAGAAGGTTTAAGTCCCTGATCTTTATCTATACAGAAAAGGTTCTTGCATTGCTTTCAACAAAGGTTATAACCCTGAGTGACAGACTGAAGAAAGAGCTCATCGATATGAATATAGGTAATTCACGAAAGATAGAGGTTATACCTTTAGGGCTTGAACTGGAGGGATTCTTTTCGGCAAGCTCAAAGTCATCTGGATACAAGGGAAAGTTTAAAGACAGCCTTGGTATCTCGATGGAAGCCCCCCTCGTCGGCATCATAGGTCGACTCGTTCCGATAAAGGGACACAGGTATTTTATTGAATCAGCTAAAATGGTATTAAGTAGCAAGGGGCAAGGGGCAAGGGATGTAAAATTTGTTATTATTGGGGATGGAGAACTCAGGAAAGAGTTAGAAGACTACACAAGAGAACTCGGTATCGGGGATAGTGTGATTTTTACTGGATTTCGTTCTGATTTGCATGAGATTTACTCAGACCTTGATATAGTGGTTTTATCATCTTTAAATGAAGGTACACCAGTCTCTGTCATAGAAGCAATGGCTGCTGGTAAACCTGTTATTGCTACGGAAGTAGGAGGAGTGCCGGACCTTATAAAGAATAACAGAACAGGAATTATTATCCCTCCATGCGATTCTCGAGCAATTGCCGATGCAATTGTAAGGTTATTAAAGGATAAAGAACTAAGAGAATTTCTTGGAAATAATGCTCAAAGAGAGGTTTATCCAAAATACAGCGTAGATAATCTCGTTGCAAATATTAACAGCCTTTACACCTCACTTCTTAACGATAGAAAGGTTGCGATTTAA
- a CDS encoding GDP-mannose 4,6-dehydratase, with translation MKVLITGGAGFIGSHLAEGYLTNGDEVFVIDDLSTGSLDNIKHINDDNKFGYVIDTIMNYKRMSELIEESDVIVHLAAAVGVKHVIENPLTSLETNIKGTEIVLELANRFRKKVFIASTSEVYGKHTHAPLKETDNVIYGPSTIGRWSYAASKLLDEFMALAYWKTKRLPVIIARFFNTVGPRQTGRYGMVIPRFVQQALRNEPITVYGDGKQTRTFTYVKDVVKFIIAFINSPDAIGEVINIGGTEEISIKDLADRIKYLTGSKSEIRYIPYEEAYEKDFEDMQRRVPDITKMEKIIGLRPTTGLEAILNNVIEYYRLRD, from the coding sequence TTGAAAGTTCTTATAACAGGTGGGGCAGGTTTTATTGGTTCGCATTTGGCAGAGGGGTATCTGACAAATGGAGACGAGGTGTTTGTAATAGACGATCTTTCTACAGGTTCGCTTGATAACATTAAACACATAAACGATGACAATAAATTTGGATATGTCATCGATACTATTATGAATTATAAAAGGATGTCTGAGCTAATTGAGGAGAGCGATGTGATTGTACATCTTGCAGCCGCAGTAGGTGTAAAGCATGTTATCGAGAATCCACTTACATCACTTGAAACCAACATAAAGGGCACAGAGATCGTACTTGAACTTGCAAACAGATTCAGGAAGAAAGTCTTTATAGCGTCTACCTCTGAAGTATACGGGAAACACACACACGCACCACTTAAAGAGACAGACAATGTTATTTATGGACCTTCAACAATAGGAAGGTGGAGCTATGCAGCATCAAAGCTCCTTGACGAATTTATGGCACTCGCTTACTGGAAGACAAAGAGACTACCTGTGATAATTGCAAGATTTTTTAACACAGTTGGCCCGAGACAGACAGGGCGCTATGGTATGGTAATACCACGGTTCGTTCAACAGGCATTAAGAAATGAACCAATAACAGTTTATGGTGACGGGAAACAGACCCGCACATTTACCTATGTCAAGGATGTTGTAAAATTTATCATTGCATTTATCAATTCACCTGATGCTATTGGAGAGGTAATAAACATTGGTGGTACAGAAGAGATATCCATCAAGGATCTGGCTGATAGAATAAAATATCTTACCGGAAGTAAGTCAGAGATACGCTATATCCCCTACGAAGAGGCATATGAGAAAGACTTTGAAGATATGCAACGGCGGGTGCCAGATATAACAAAGATGGAAAAAATTATTGGGTTGAGACCAACGACTGGTCTTGAGGCAATACTCAATAATGTGATTGAATACTATCGTCTAAGAGATTAA
- a CDS encoding cytochrome b/b6 domain-containing protein, with amino-acid sequence MDQERLQSQINELPEEVERFNIHYRIQHIILFTTFIIVALTGWSLKYPEVEYSSWWIKIWGGPETAGIIHRVAGITMLLDFVYHLIYIGYRFSKGNLSFDIVPAPKDFVDFFQNIKYFLGISSQKPKFGRFTYTQKFDYWAVFWGIFIIGTSGLALAFPTKTAILIPSWASNWVWELLYVMHSDEALLAIVFIFFWHFYNEHLKPEV; translated from the coding sequence ATGGATCAAGAGAGGCTTCAGTCTCAGATCAACGAACTCCCTGAGGAGGTCGAGAGATTCAATATACATTATAGAATTCAGCACATAATACTGTTTACCACCTTTATCATTGTGGCTCTGACAGGATGGTCTTTAAAGTATCCAGAGGTAGAATACTCGAGCTGGTGGATAAAGATATGGGGTGGTCCTGAGACCGCAGGGATTATCCATAGGGTAGCAGGGATTACGATGCTTCTTGATTTTGTATATCACCTGATATATATTGGTTATCGTTTTTCCAAGGGGAATCTTAGTTTTGATATAGTTCCAGCCCCAAAGGACTTCGTGGATTTCTTTCAGAATATCAAATACTTCCTCGGCATATCCAGCCAGAAACCTAAATTCGGAAGATTCACATATACCCAGAAGTTTGATTACTGGGCGGTCTTCTGGGGCATATTCATTATAGGAACATCAGGGCTTGCGCTTGCATTTCCAACAAAAACTGCTATATTAATTCCTTCCTGGGCTTCTAACTGGGTATGGGAACTTCTCTATGTAATGCATAGCGATGAGGCATTACTTGCGATTGTATTCATATTCTTCTGGCATTTCTATAATGAACACCTGAAACCAGAGGTATT
- a CDS encoding HAMP domain-containing sensor histidine kinase — protein sequence MIRLPVKTLRFKIALSLIAFVLLTSWVLSFIFVVNDLNRISEDIRREGEFFAMTLASVIPDLLLSRDYEGIANILENVKEKKMFAYVLVTDSEGDIVAQTDGQLKTENKEIMKVSKTVSSDGRAIGKVEVGIRFDGFFPRMGKVLLEAFAFTLFFMFIGTLLSMVLSKKITAPVEKLSRRVMAFTGFGEEIEKPPSRDEVEIMERSFNQMIDGLKQKQDQIEEKSKELMDMAGGISHELNNIINIIIGFSRVLQKEIPEEGEHYRDVETIMREAKKAKAVVENLMAFAKPSEIQYTYCDMIDCLESCIADIDSQIKAQGISVKREYEEGLPHVEGDERQLREAFFNIILNSVQAMPSGGELTLNCRRVNNILELKIADTGEGIPDEMKERIFDPLFTTKKGGWGIGLGLPISYRIIESHKGELSFTSKKGEGTTFFIRIPID from the coding sequence AGATGATAAGACTTCCAGTTAAGACCCTCAGATTTAAGATTGCCCTCTCCCTTATAGCCTTCGTACTTCTCACATCTTGGGTCCTTTCCTTTATCTTTGTAGTAAATGACCTCAATCGGATATCTGAGGATATTAGAAGGGAAGGGGAGTTTTTTGCAATGACACTTGCGTCAGTTATCCCGGATCTTTTATTGAGTCGTGACTATGAGGGTATTGCAAATATTCTTGAGAATGTAAAAGAAAAGAAGATGTTTGCCTATGTGTTGGTAACCGACTCTGAGGGTGATATAGTCGCACAGACCGATGGCCAGCTGAAGACGGAAAATAAAGAGATAATGAAAGTATCTAAAACCGTCTCTTCTGATGGACGGGCTATAGGTAAAGTTGAGGTTGGAATAAGGTTTGATGGTTTCTTCCCAAGGATGGGAAAGGTTTTGCTTGAGGCATTTGCATTTACCCTCTTTTTTATGTTTATCGGAACACTGCTTTCTATGGTCCTCTCAAAAAAGATTACTGCTCCAGTCGAGAAGCTCAGTCGTAGGGTCATGGCATTTACAGGATTCGGTGAAGAGATTGAAAAGCCTCCATCCCGTGACGAAGTAGAGATAATGGAGAGGAGTTTTAACCAGATGATTGATGGGTTGAAACAGAAGCAGGATCAGATTGAAGAGAAGAGCAAGGAACTCATGGATATGGCAGGTGGAATCTCACATGAGCTTAACAATATAATAAATATAATAATCGGTTTCTCAAGGGTGCTTCAGAAAGAAATTCCTGAAGAAGGTGAACACTACAGAGATGTAGAAACTATAATGAGGGAGGCGAAAAAGGCAAAGGCTGTTGTTGAAAACCTTATGGCGTTTGCTAAACCGTCAGAGATACAATATACTTATTGTGATATGATTGATTGTCTTGAAAGCTGTATTGCAGATATAGATAGCCAGATAAAGGCGCAGGGTATCAGTGTTAAGAGGGAATACGAAGAGGGGCTTCCCCATGTAGAAGGCGATGAAAGACAGTTGAGAGAGGCATTCTTTAATATAATTCTTAATTCAGTTCAGGCAATGCCATCAGGAGGAGAGTTGACTTTAAACTGCAGACGGGTTAATAATATACTTGAACTAAAGATTGCTGATACAGGTGAGGGGATCCCTGATGAAATGAAGGAGAGGATTTTTGATCCCCTTTTTACTACCAAAAAAGGTGGCTGGGGAATAGGGCTGGGGTTACCAATATCATACAGGATAATAGAAAGTCACAAAGGTGAACTTAGTTTTACAAGTAAAAAAGGTGAGGGAACGACTTTTTTTATCAGGATACCGATTGATTAG
- a CDS encoding sigma-54 dependent transcriptional regulator produces the protein MYADNKDRILVIDDELGMREMFRRLLKDFTVFVAKDGQEGIEIMKKENPDLIITDLKMPKMDGIGVLRNVKEYNSGVPVILITAYATIETAVEAIKIGAYDYITKPFDPDAIEVTIKNALEHKRLLDENRYLREKLRAIQERENIIGESEDMKEVFSLIEKVAPTDATVLIQGESGTGKELIAKAIHKNSLRADKTFLSINCSAFPETLLESELFGYEKGAFTGAVRSKEGLFETANRGTLFLDEIGEMPPSLQVKLLRVLQDGQILRVGGRKPFTVDVRIISATNKNLKKEVEAGNFREDLFYRINIFTINLPTLRERKEDIPLLLHYFVLKYNQKFSKSVETVSPTLMKFLLNYHWPGNVRELENLVERGVLMSDGKQLDISTLPDELRDTSKIEMPSYDALTFREAKERFEKEYILLLLKKHEGRVSRAAREAGMPRPNFYEKLKKYNISYKKESE, from the coding sequence ATGTATGCAGATAACAAAGATAGGATCCTCGTAATAGACGATGAACTTGGCATGAGGGAGATGTTCAGACGGTTGCTGAAGGACTTTACAGTCTTTGTCGCCAAAGACGGTCAGGAGGGTATCGAGATAATGAAAAAAGAAAACCCAGACCTGATTATTACTGATCTCAAGATGCCCAAGATGGATGGAATAGGGGTTCTAAGAAATGTAAAAGAATATAATTCTGGCGTCCCAGTTATTCTTATCACAGCATATGCAACCATTGAGACCGCTGTTGAGGCGATAAAGATTGGGGCGTATGACTACATAACAAAACCATTTGACCCGGATGCCATAGAGGTAACGATAAAGAACGCCCTTGAACATAAGAGACTTTTAGACGAAAATAGATATCTCAGAGAGAAATTGAGGGCTATACAGGAGAGGGAGAATATCATTGGTGAAAGCGAAGATATGAAAGAGGTATTCTCTCTTATAGAGAAGGTTGCACCCACTGATGCCACTGTGCTGATTCAGGGTGAGAGTGGCACAGGAAAAGAACTCATTGCAAAAGCAATCCACAAAAATAGCCTCAGGGCTGATAAGACATTCCTCTCCATCAACTGCTCTGCCTTTCCTGAAACACTTCTTGAGAGTGAACTCTTTGGATACGAGAAAGGCGCATTCACAGGTGCTGTAAGATCAAAGGAGGGATTATTTGAGACAGCTAACAGAGGGACGCTTTTCCTTGACGAAATAGGTGAGATGCCTCCAAGCCTTCAGGTTAAACTTCTCAGAGTTCTCCAGGATGGTCAGATTCTTAGGGTGGGGGGGAGAAAACCTTTTACTGTTGATGTGAGGATTATATCAGCAACAAATAAAAACCTCAAAAAAGAAGTAGAGGCAGGGAATTTCAGAGAAGACCTTTTTTACAGGATAAATATATTCACCATAAATCTACCTACATTGAGGGAGAGAAAAGAAGACATACCACTTCTTCTTCATTACTTCGTTCTTAAATACAACCAGAAATTCTCAAAATCGGTTGAAACGGTTTCACCAACACTCATGAAGTTTTTATTGAACTATCACTGGCCGGGTAATGTGAGGGAACTCGAGAATCTCGTAGAAAGAGGTGTTCTGATGTCAGATGGGAAACAGCTCGATATCTCAACTCTGCCTGATGAATTAAGGGATACATCAAAAATAGAGATGCCATCTTATGATGCCCTTACATTCAGGGAGGCAAAAGAACGCTTTGAGAAAGAGTATATACTGTTGCTTCTGAAAAAACATGAGGGGAGGGTCAGTAGAGCTGCAAGGGAGGCTGGGATGCCGAGACCAAATTTCTATGAGAAGCTCAAAAAATACAATATCTCTTACAAGAAAGAATCTGAGTAG